A stretch of the Gracilinanus agilis isolate LMUSP501 chromosome 4, AgileGrace, whole genome shotgun sequence genome encodes the following:
- the COMMD5 gene encoding COMM domain-containing protein 5, with protein sequence MSAAGAAATRGLKPAAPYFPPAGDGPGSRVSFLGPRPPAAVEAMAREVRGLDKDLFRQLLKVVVSALQGEDCREATRRLVDSSPLSESQFGVLVAGMYALLREALRLPASALKPDAFREDLQQLQVPDEFLADFATVVFGSRRPDLEGLAREQGARLPTVEDFRWRVDVTISTSSLARSLQPSILMQLKLSDGKAHRFEVPVAKFQELRYNVALILKEMNDLEKRCSLKIQD encoded by the coding sequence ATGTCTGCTGCAGGAGCAGCTGCGACCCGTGGCCTTAAACCCGCGGCTCCCTACTTCCCCCCGGCCGGGGATGGCCCCGGCAGCCGGGTGAGCTTCCTAGGCCCCCGTCCCCCGGCTGCGGTGGAAGCCATGGCTCGGGAGGTGCGGGGCTTGGACAAGGACTTATTTCGGCAGCTGCTAAAGGTGGTGGTTAGCGCCCTGCAGGGAGAGGACTGCCGGGAGGCCACCCGGCGCCTGGTGGACTCGTCGCCACTGTCAGAGTCGCAGTTTGGAGTCCTGGTCGCTGGCATGTATGCGCTGCTCCGGGAGGCCCTTCGGCTGCCGGCGTCCGCCCTCAAGCCCGACGCCTTCAGGGAGGACCTCCAGCAGCTCCAGGTGCCCGACGAGTTTCTGGCGGATTTTGCCACGGTGGTCTTCGGCAGCCGGCGCCCCGACCTGGAAGGCCTTGCTCGCGAGCAGGGCGCCCGCCTCCCCACGGTGGAAGACTTCAGGTGGAGGGTGGACGTGACCATTTCCACTAGCTCACTGGCCCGCTCCTTGCAGCCATCCATCCTGATGCAGCTAAAGCTCTCGGATGGGAAGGCCCATCGCTTTGAAGTGCCGGTAGCCAAGTTTCAAGAACTAAGGTACAACGTGGCCTTGATCCTGAAAGAAATGAATGACCTAGAAAAGAGATGCAGTCTTAAAATCCAGGACTAA